The following are encoded together in the Theileria orientalis strain Shintoku DNA, chromosome 1, complete genome genome:
- a CDS encoding predicted protein — protein MELSDSDYENNPEDIKYQRFPRNRRPTQQIPAMSHMNPHQPPNNGLGTQLQNTSVSFDLNTGAGGGFPQFSSSDNGTMNEMFPAPDSASSNKNPVFPEGLSNISNTSRSNNEEPDQKYEMEDPNRVEEGTMDMFRYEPESMMDSKKESLTDSKLMQPRRMGPMFPFTQQVPKEGAGKDFSKGKDSSRDLGKKEAKHKHTQQRRQSESQETFKGITASVELREICQLESWKELVQRNKVMYKQGDVSIEDSIEMEEEEEEEGENEEHEKSEPEVQDADKKKHIRNPETSWAVNRFRDIKETEGLSMEIRLFTEEDLKNKDMKDLKRALKTLAKQETKVYPYQTIDYPTQISKPSTTKDYLWYSDTSAESDKEEGLNTGVNGEVITKNLEKVLELNDEPQHMTNVETEFDADLYNTATQMSLASALDATRREEDRYKMFGELEELNREFDLNDYRYEWYKYRSGLEEKLTISHFIEFDQIMKKKFKIKVSSWKEDEKEEENVGQVQKLYAVAETNMKLLMHYDHPEVSNIVNSQIYDLNTSKVLYTFGNEEEQKTQKDDLVALLEEATGVNSTVTAAGTSRETGGPAKESKDKEQKEVKEGKEVVKELEKELEKELGKEEEALLTGKESDVRRQWRKRLQGIDKQKRLKLVNQGVSLSCLDNETALESSRNYDFVYEFDEVAAMFRTSDYLGILNHSFDAHYAASNPHDVGQDDEVLNKRDLIHTRVARNIVGILPLVGKNAKIQLARFHRMDFRTGMFKMSVIYYTHDIERELRKRKYTDKSESKKEQEPEGESVRQVSAGTNTSSYQGAESLLTQTTQSIGSGLSQNTQSMSAVSLQNTLSIGTGPSQNTQSMSAVSLQNTQSPTTNTVPHTEDGEGEKVGMEEYGNVDGRGQASRREEELKAEETKEGAPERKEAGANGYQPTEMGALNRVNQTAGISDVKQYGALEGAHKKGKSYTPPNYWEEELEKEGAGVEWEVYTVERSVINMNFREDDIVEGVQNHCSNYFVNSEDLSLADDTKLVLLEYVEKYPLLMNNLGMTSRVDTYINTNAGEGIFKQSHKKGVLGNVTYAQEYELFGVQHRLKNNETQSILENTLFRAPIFYRTSNPRHYRQPEARFGDRASEEYGAATSSGYSSINWDRGLVDGDFAHPYDETGAEAPSEESSARNTHEAGTADDTHGEDGGAGNSVNTRGDNSTISNTNSAGSNNNTNSAGSNNNTNSASSNNNTNSASSNNNTNSASSNNNTNSASSNNNTNSASSNNNDEKGENEEPEKEITSEKTTMYDFLLVRTKLTSVGAEYKNGSVNGMSTKANSSVVLNEGKEIMRIRSLDDNLVLGVVGQCEPKVLIHNPKSKSYTDDNKLLLKAWVIKMAMMYPGLDVKKLKKLARKKFYPLLPDKEITAVLKQIEATAVFSTRPQALENTLQSTIKPEVICSLESTRAQRFRLKSRGITHLKSHDGIASVSSILSQQEVHFASSIAQATKKLNELKKRYYTRMATLNVDEEIIKEKIRYFNLPIKEYTLYGHPPLTSTEMEEEGQKVESGKTDEINRDYKAVEGNDAHSNCEAKEAYKSDFDGMEGVNGSGGNIGTLETINLDDIEDGQYLDNSTDGHYINNNNDGQYLDNNNDGQYLDNNNDGQYLDNSNDGQYRDIVGEVTQQSGTGGVSYRNVNDTEQKGEDGIDSTRERGSIKRTGDERNESKVNSEYKNSESVKKEREHERSAKRRKLKTKERSRNRGNISSKVEYIEKELKLSNWNITHDVKMVLKGNGQFSLHGLGDPSNSGLALSLIKRQVNTGGSASTTGNVYNMSLVGQSNEDLRKLSMDELSKRLQLYGVSEAIIKTLPRWDQVALVRQYRDGYGAAKNVDDPLNKFRIPPQEYKNQLTKIIQKQKESLAQTAIYSPLSLNRLNSLMSVMKMEEEEDKKSTETRGGEGASEKEGFGREELYDELEKEQEELKLLKESLNLKKKIEDVIEDEKLIPVPGLMWLRQSRKTPSEPFGNERAVFVYGEKNIAKVLEWRSQCARRRKTQIPAETVFGVNIGKRVCRNCGQQGHIASNPKCPLYAGDKMKHEQAYLKQQQKKQEVDQDSSDDGLITSRAAVSRNTKEHIKSNMGALKMADSDTEASDLHVLSGDSSTQLGLDGKHRSTGALPQLASKRRRGGEEAKDQSESSKLSSVDLKIIAKILATVEKEARYRPFVARVPEAIAPNYYELIQRPMWLSLLKSRVRSKDYGSVEDLVKDIFLLEINCKTYNSEHSQNAWLRGVSQTLVDDLSNRIKNHVQNKAHCKTIDRLLSEHKAGYRGSKKTQLQSAQGTSLEPGQQEMAPAAGQQDQAKNLEKLNELVKLVEQGKPIELEHLKELKQMMQTTQQLQQLHQGQYGQQLNQGQQLQKEQGQLDTGTQQTQRTDVNVSSSTGQQGVGAMPGLASMTDIGNIATMGSMDSASGSMTQPGLGAMGSMSGMGPMGSMGSMGSMGSMGSMSGMSQTGMGSIDPLNPMTGVMSTMVGVGAMANMENLMNMGEQMTNMTQYTGAYGNYSGLNIFDGDMAQYEANMGQYDSNMGEYAPGVGGYEGTYEQFEAEMGQFGGEMGAEYVIKDEEMMKMQMSQYGAMGVSAEGNYGTEEATASGATENEAEGVLGPEEVFEKNSEEGFEEVFDEVLEKGFEQRKNGAADNSVSASAADSEMGSVANDQDDSSAV, from the exons ATGGAATTGAGTGATTCTgattatgaaaataatcCTGAggatataaaatatcagCGGTTTCCAAGAAATCGCAGACCTACACAGCAGATTCCAGCAATGTCCCATATGAATCCACATCAGCCACCAAACAATGGACTAGGAACACAATTACAAAACACGAGTGTTTCTTTCGACTTAAACACGGGTGCTGGAGGAGGTTTTCCTCAGTTTTCAAGTTCCGACAATGGTACAATGAATGAAATGTTCCCAGCGCCAGATTCAGCTTCTAGTAACAAAAATCCAGTGTTCCCAGAGGGCTTGAGTAACATATCAAACACAAGTAGAAGTAACAACGAGGAACCGGACCAAAAGTATGAAATGGAGGACCCTAACAGAGTGGAGGAAGGCACAATGGACATGTTCAGATACGAGCCGGAGTCAATGATGGACAGTAAGAAGGAGTCGCTGACAGACTCGAAGCTGATGCAGCCGCGGAGAATGGGTCCAATGTTCCCATTCACACAACAAGTGCCGAAGGAAGGAGCAGGGAAAGATTTCTCAAAAGGGAAGGACTCGTCCAGAGATTTGGGGAAAAAGGAAGCGAAGcataaacacacacaacAGAGAAGACAATCGGAGTCACAAGAAACATTTAAAGGAATAACAGCGTCAGTGGAACTGAGAGAGATATGCCAACTAGAGTCGTGGAAAGAGTTAGTGCAAAGAAACAAAGTGATGTACAAACAAGGAGATGTGTCAATAGAAGACAGCATAGAGatggaagaagaggaggaagaagaaggagaaaacGAGGAACATGAAAAGTCGGAGCCAGAAGTACAAGACGCggacaagaagaagcacaTAAGGAACCCGGAAACGTCATGGGCAGTTAACAGGTTCAGAGACATAAAGGAAACGGAGGGCCTATCAATGGAAATAAGACTGTTCACAGAagaggacctgaagaacaaggaCATGAAGGATTTGAAAAGGGCACTGAAGACGTTGGCGAAGCAGGAGACGAAGGTGTACCCATACCAGACTATCGACTATCCAACACAAATATCAAAACCATCAACCACGAAAG ATTATTTATGGTATTCCGACACATCAGCAGAATCAGATAAAGAGGAAGGATTAAATACAGGAGTAAACGGTGAAGTGATCACGAAGAAC TTGGAAAAGGTGTTGGAGTTGAATGATGAGCCTCAGCATATGACGAATGTAGAAACGGAGTTTGATGCAGATTTGTATAACACAGCAACACAAATGTCATTGGCATCAGCACTGGATGCAACgagaagagaagaagatagaTATAAAATGTTCGGAGAGTTGGAGGAGTTAAATAGAGAATTTGACCTTAACGACTACAGATACGAGTGGTACAAGTACAGAAGTGGGTTGGAAGAGAAGCTGACAATATCGCATTTCATAGAGTTCGACCAGAttatgaagaagaagtttaaaatcaaaGTGAGTAGTTGgaaagaagatgaaaaggaggaggaaaacgTAGGACAGGTGCAAAAGTTATACGCAGTAGCAGAAACGAATatgaagctgctgatgcACTATGATCACCCAGAAGTGTCAAACATAGTTAACAGCCAAATCTATGACCTGAACACGTCGAAAGTACTGTACACCTTCGGAaacgaggaggagcaaAAGACGCAAAAGGATGACCTGGTGGCACTGCTGGAAGAAGCAACAGGAGTTAATAGTACGGTAACCGCAGCAGGAACGAGTAGAGAAACGGGAGGACCGGCGAAGGAAAGTAAGGATAAGGAGCAGAAGGAAGTGAAGGAAGGAAAGGAAGTggtgaaggagctggaaaaggaGTTGGAAAAGGAACTgggaaaagaagaagaagcactCTTGACAGGGAAGGAAAGTGACGTGAGAAGGCAGTGGAGAAAGAGACTGCAAGGAATAGATAAGCAGAAGAGGCTGAAGCTGGTTAACCAGGGAGTTAGTCTGAGTTGTCTGGACAACGAGACTGCGCTGGAGTCGTCGAGAAACTACGACTTCGTATACGAGTTCGACGAAGTGGCGGCGATGTTTAGGACCTCGGATTACCTGGGGATACTGAACCACTCGTTCGACGCACACTACGCAGCCTCGAACCCGCACGACGTGGGACAGGACGACGAAGTGCTCAACAAGAGGGACCTGATACACACGAGAGTGGCGAGAAACATAGTGGGAATACTGCCGCTCGTGGGAAAGAACGCGAAGATACAGCTGGCAAGGTTCCATAGGATGGACTTCAGAACAGgaatgtttaaaatgagCGTAATTTACTACACGCACGACATCGAAAGAGAGCtgaggaaaaggaagtaCACGGACAAGAGTGAGTCGAAGAAGGAACAGGAGCCGGAGGGAGAGAGCGTCAGGCAGGTGTCGGCAGGGACGAACACATCGAGTTACCAGGGAGCAGAATCACTGTTGACGCAGACTACGCAGTCGATAGGCAGTGGTCTATCGCAGAATACACAATCCATGAGCGCAGTCTCATTACAAAACACACTGTCGATTGGCACTGGTCCATCACAAAACACACAATCCATGAGCGCAGTCTCATTACAAAACACACAGTCGCCCACCACTAACACGGTCCCACACACAGAAGACGGTGAAGGAGAGAAGGTTGGAATGGAGGAATACGGAAACGTGGATGGTAGAGGCCAAGCAAGTAGGAGGGAAGAGGAACTAAAAGCAGAGGAAACGAAGGAAGGTGCACCCGAGAGAAAGGAGGCAGGCGCTAACGGATATCAACCGACAGAAATGGGAGCATTAAACAGAGTAAATCAGACGGCAGGGATCAGTGACGTTAAACAATACGGGGCTCTGGAGGGAGCGCACAAAAAGGGGAAATCATATACGCCGCCGAACTACTGGGAAGAAGAGCTTGAGAAGGAGGGAGCAGGAGTGGAATGGGAAGTGTACACAGTGGAAAGGTCAGTGATCAACATGAACTTCAGAGAAGACGACATAGTGGAGGGAGTGCAGAACCACTGCAGCAACTACTTCGTCAACTCGGAAGACCTGAGTCTGGCGGACGACACGAAGCTGGTGCTGCTCGAGTACGTCGAAAAGTACCCGCTGCTCATGAATAACCTGGGGATGACGTCGCGAGTGGACACGTACATTAACACGAACGCAGGAGAGGGCATTTTCAAGCAGAGCCACAAGAAGGGGGTGCTCGGCAACGTGACCTACGCACAGGAGTACGAGCTGTTCGGAGTGCAGCACCGCCTGAAAAACAACGAGACGCAGAGCATCCTGGAAAACACGCTGTTTAGGGCGCCCATTTTCTACAGGACGTCGAACCCGAGGCACTACAGGCAGCCGGAGGCGCGCTTCGGGGACCGCGCGAGCGAGGAGTACGGCGCGGCCACGAGCAGCGGGTACAGCAGCATAAACTGGGACAGAGGCCTCGTGGACGGCGATTTCGCGCACCCCTACGACGAGACTGGCGCCGAAGCGCCCTCTGAGGAAAGCAGTGCCAGAAACACACACGAGGCTGGGACTGCAGATGACACACATGGGGAAGATGGCGGTGCTGGCAACAGCGTCAACACTCGGGGCGATAATAGCACTATAAGCAACACAAACTCTGCTGGtagcaataacaacacAAACTCTGCTGGtagcaataacaacacAAACTCTGCTAGtagcaataacaacacAAACTCTGCTAGtagcaataacaacacAAACTCTGCTAGtagcaataacaacacAAACTCTGCTAGtagcaataacaacacAAACTCTGCTAGTAGCAATAACAATGATGAAAAGGGAGAAAACGAGGAACCGGAGAAGGAAATAACGAGTGAAAAGACGACGATGTATGACTTCTTGCTGGTGAGAACAAAATTGACGTCAGTGGGAGCAGAATATAAGAACGGGAGTGTTAACGGAATGAGTACGAAGGCAAATAGTAGCGTAGTATTGAACGAAGGGAAGGAAATCATGAGGATAAGGTCGTTGGACGATAACCTGGTGCTGGGAGTAGTGGGACAGTGTGAGCCGAAGGTACTAATACATAACCCGAAGAGTAAAAGTTACACCGACGACAataagctgctgctgaaagCATGGGTGATCAAGATGGCAATGATGTACCCAGGATTGGacgtgaagaagctgaagaagctggcgAGGAAGAAGTTCTACCCGCTGCTGCCGGACAAGGAGATAACAGCAGTGCTGAAGCAAATAGAAGCGACGGCAGTGTTCAGCACGAGGCCACAGGCACTGGAAAACACACTGCAGTCGACAATAAAGCCGGAAGTAATATGTTCGCTGGAAAGCACAAGAGCACAGAGGTTCAGGCTAAAGTCGCGAGGAATCACGCACCTGAAGAGCCACGACGGAATAGCCTCAGTGTCCTCAATACTGTCGCAGCAGGAAGTGCACTTCGCAAGCTCAATAGCACAGGCgacgaagaagctgaaTGAGCTTAAAAAGAGGTACTACACGAGAATGGCGACACTGAACGTGGACGAGGAGATCAtcaaggaaaaaataaggtACTTTAACCTGCCGATAAAAGAATACACACTGTACGGACACCCGCCGCTGACGAGCACAGAAATGGAGGAAGAAGGGCAGAAGGTAGAGTCAGGGAAAACAGATGAGATAAATAGGGACTATAAAGCTGTAGAAGGCAACGATGCGCATAGTAACTGTGAAGCCAAGGAAGCATATAAGTCAGATTTTGACGGAATGGAAGGAGTAAATGGGAGTGGCGGTAACATAGGCACTCTGGAAACGATTAACCTGGATGACATTGAGGACGGCCAATATCTAGATAACAGCACGGACGGCCAttacataaacaacaacaatgaCGGCCAATACCTAGATAACAACAATGACGGGCAATACCTAGATAACAACAATGACGGCCAATACCTAGATAACAGCAACGACGGCCAATACCGGGATATAGTAGGTGAAGTGACACAGCAGAGCGGCACAGGTGGAGTTAGCTATCGTAACGTCAATGACACAGAGCAAAAGGGTGAGGACGGCATTGACTCCACAAGGGAGAGGGGATCAATAAAACGCACAGGAGATGAAAGAAACGAGTCGAAAGTCAATTCGGAATATAAGAACTCGGAGTCAGTGAAGAAAGAAAGGGAGCATGAGAGGAGCGcgaagagaagaaagttGAAAACGAAGGAGCGTAGTAGAAACAGAGGAAACATTAGTTCGAAAGTGGAGTACATAGAAAAGGAGCTTAAGCTGTCTAATTGGAACATAACGCACGACGTTAAAATGGTGCTCAAGGGAAACGGACAGTTCTCGTTGCACGGACTGGGAGACCCGTCTAACTCAGGCTTGGCACTGAGTCTGATCAAGAGACAAGTAAACACAGGAGGAAGCGCGTCGACGACAGGAAACGTGTACAACATGAGCCTGGTGGGACAAAGCAACGAGGacctgaggaagctgagcaTGGACGAGCTGTCGAAGAGACTGCAGCTCTACGGAGTGAGCGAGGCGATCATAAAGACGCTGCCGAGGTGGGACCAGGTGGCGCTGGTGAGGCAGTACAGAGACGGATACGGAGCAGCGAAAAACGTAGATGACCCGCTCAACAAGTTCAGAATACCGCCGCAGGAGTACAAAAATCAGCTCACGAAGATAATACAGAAGCAGAAAGAGTCACTGGCGCAAACAGCAATATACTCGCCGCTGAGTCTTAATAGACTTAACTCGCTGATGTCAGTGATGAAAatggaagaggaggaagataaGAAGAGCACAGAAACGAGgggaggagaaggagcgAGTGAAAAGGAAGGATTCGGACGAGAGGAGCTGTACGACgagctggagaaggagcaggaggagctgaagctgctgaaggagtcACTTAAcctgaagaaaaaaattgagGACGTTATAGAAGATGAGAAGCTGATACCAGTGCCAGGACTTATGTGGCTGCGCCAGAGCAGAAAGACGCCCTCAGAGCCGTTCGGAAACGAAAGAGCAGTCTTCGTGTACGGAGAAAAGAACATAGCGAAGGTGCTGGAGTGGAGAAGCCAGTGcgcaagaagaagaaagacGCAAATCCCGGCGGAAACAGTGTTCGGAGTTAACATAGGAAAGAGAGTGTGCAGAAACTGCGGACAGCAAGGTCACATAGCCTCAAACCCGAAGTGCCCACTGTACGCAGGAGACAAGATGAAGCACGAACAGGCGTACCTGAAGCAGCAGcagaagaagcaggaggTGGACCAGGACTCGAGCGACGACGGACTGATCACGAGCAGGGCAGCAGTGTCGAGGAACACGAAGGAGCACATCAAGAGTAACATGGGGGCGCTGAAGATGGCAGACTCGGACACGGAGGCCTCAGACCTGCACGTCCTCAGCGGAGACTCCTCGACGCAGCTGGGCCTCGACGGAAAGCACAGGAGCACAGGAGCGCTTCCTCAGCTGGCCTcgaagagaagaagaggaggagaggAGGCGAAGGACCAGAGCGAGTCCTCGAAGCTGAGCTcagtggacctgaagaTAATAGCAAAAATACTGGCCACAGTAGAGAAGGAGGCGCGCTACAGGCCCTTCGTGGCGAGAGTGCCGGAGGCGATCGCGCCGAACTACTACGAGCTGATACAGAGGCCGATGTGGCTCTCGCTGCTTAAGTCGAGAGTGCGCTCGAAGGACTACGGGTCAgtggaggacctggtgaaggACATCTTCCTGCTCGAAATCAACTGCAAAACCTACAACTCGGAGCACTCGCAGAACGCGTGGCTGAGAGGAGTGTCGCAAACGCTGGTCGACGACCTGTCAAACAGAATCAAGAACCACGTGCAAAACAAGGCCCACTGTAAAACGATCGACAGACTGCTGAGCGAGCACAAAGCAGGGTACAGAGGGTCCAAAAAGACGCAGCTGCAGAGTGCGCAGGGCACGAGTTTAGAGCCGGGTCAGCAGGAAATGGCGCCAGCGGCGGGACAGCAGGACCAGGCGAAGAACCTCGAGAAGCTTAACGAGCTGGTGAAGTTGGTGGAACAGGGGAAGCCGATAGAGCTGGAgcacctgaaggagctgaagcaGATGATGCAGACGACACAGCAGTTACAGCAGTTACACCAGGGTCAGTATGGACAGCAGTTAAACCAGGGTCAACAGTTACAGAAGGAACAAGGACAGCTCGACACGGGCACGCAGCAGACGCAGAGGACCGACGTGAACGTGAGCAGCAGCACGGGGCAGCAAGGGGTAGGAGCAATGCCGGGACTGGCGAGTATGACGGACATAGGCAACATAGCCACAATGGGCTCGATGGACAGCGCGAGCGGCAGCATGACGCAGCCAGGCCTCGGAGCCATGGGATCAATGAGTGGCATGGGACCAATGGGAAGCATGGGCTCCATGGGAAGCATGGGCTCCATGGGAAGCATGAGTGGCATGAGTCAGACGGGCATGGGATCCATCGATCCGCTGAACCCAATGACAGGAGTCATGAGCACAATGGTTGGCGTGGGCGCCATGGCGAACATGGAAAACCTGATGAACATGGGAGAACAGATGACAAACATGACGCAGTACACAGGAGCCTATGGAAACTACAGCGGCCTGAACATATTCGACGGAGACATGGCCCAGTACGAAGCAAATATGGGACAGTATGACTCAAATATGGGCGAGTACGCACCAGGAGTGGGCGGCTACGAGGGAACCTACGAGCAGTTCGAAGCAGAGATGGGCCAGTTTGGAGGAGAAATGGGCGCAGAGTACGTGATCAAGGACGAGGAAATGATGAAGATGCAGATGTCACAGTACGGAGCCATGGGAGTCAGCGCGGAGGGAAACTACGGAACGGAGGAGGCAACTGCGAGTGGCGCCACGGAAAACGAAGCGGAAGGAGTGCTGGGACCAGAGGaagtttttgaaaaaaattcTGAGGAGGGGTTCGAGGAAGTCTTCGACGAAGTTCTTGAAAAGGGCTTTGAGCAGCGAAAAAACGGGGCCGCAGATAACAGTGTGTCGGCCAGCGCAGCCGACAGCGAAATGGGCAGCGTGGCCAACGATCAGGACGACAGCAGTGCAGTGTAG
- a CDS encoding uncharacterized protein (protein of unknown function UPF0054 family protein) has product MYYIKKIDIKTRLVFILIVLSVFLNIEVECTHVNKTLNFVLNNSILCNLPRFISNCNKIKVNTLNSKDEKDTHIVEKSNVYRDDRITITNNQNEFKINETQLLESAKTYRAKLKLEDFMLDIYIEDESNMRLINHEQLGEDKPTDIISIRDELRYIKSKYHLNRTPYKSKEQYHLGEIFLCPKYIEKMSEMELNDERIQTKDVLKMSKSGGVARRIQGVKDINTRMCLLLAHGILHLVGYDHIRVEDYREMASEEDSLLDTLIEDIIENNG; this is encoded by the exons atgtattatataaaaaaaattgatattaaaactaGATtggtttttatattaatagtattatcggtatttttaaatattgagGTGGAATGTACACatgttaataaaacattaaattttgtacTAAATAATAGCATTTTGTGCAACCTTCCAAGGTTCATCAGTAATTgcaataaaattaaagtaaatacattaaattcTAAAGATGAAAAGGATACTCATATTGTAGAAAAATCGAATGTTTATCGAGACGATAGAATCACAATTACCAACAATCAAAacgagtttaaaataaatgaaacaCAGTTATTAGAATCAGCAAAGACTTATAGAGCAAAATTAAA aTTGGAAGACTTTATGCTTGATATATACATAGAAGATGAGTCCAACATGAGATTAATTAACCATGAACAACTTGGGGAAGATAAACCAACGGACATAATATCAATAAGAGATGAACTCAGATACATTAAATCGAAATATCACTTAAATAGAACACCGtataaaagtaaagaaCAGTATCACCTGGGAGAGATATTCCTTTGCCCAA aatatattgaaaaaatgtCAGAAATGGAATTGAATGATGAAAGAATACAAACAAAAGATGTTcttaaaatgagtaaaag TGGTGGAGTTGCAAGGAGAATACAAGGAGTAAAGGACATTAACACGAGAATGTGTTTACTCCTAGCACATGGGATTCTACATTTAGTAGG ATACGACCATATTAGAGTAGAAGACTATAGGGAAATGGCTAGTGAAGAAGATTCGTTGTTAGATACCTTGATTGAAGATATAATAGAAAATAATGGTTGA